A window from Aneurinibacillus sp. REN35 encodes these proteins:
- the kdpA gene encoding potassium-transporting ATPase subunit KdpA: protein MSTGILQVAATLLLIILLVKPAGSYLVRVFDYEKTTLDRIFGPIERLFYRVMGVRETETMNWKQYVTAMLLSNFVMVLLMYAVLRLQKYLPLNPDGIDNMPSALAFNTAASFITNTNWQAYSGENGLSYLSQMLAITFPMFTSAATGLVVAIAFIRGISARQIHLGNFYVDLVRSLFRVFLPLSLIVALFLVFQGAPQTLDSAQTTTTIEGAQQTITRGPVASLESIKHIGTNGGGYFGMNASHPFENPTPLTNLVHILCMMLVPTALVYAFGVMIKNKRQGWTVFATMAILFLMMLSVVFLSEYKGTPALDALGISGNMEGKEVRFGYSQSALFTTVTTAATTGSVNNMHDSLTPLGGLVPLAQMMLNNVFGGDGVGLLNGLLYVILTVFICGLMVGRTPEFLGKKIEGKEIKLASIALLAHPVIILVPTAIAFLRPESMASILNPGSHGISEVLYAFTSGAANNGSAFAGLSANTNFYNMAIGLVMLFGRYISIVALLAIAGSLAAKRLVPATAGTFRTDSALFTFILLVMILVIGALTFFPALALGPIAEHLSMWK from the coding sequence ATGAGTACAGGAATTCTTCAGGTAGCTGCTACACTGCTTCTGATCATCCTGCTGGTAAAACCGGCAGGCAGCTATCTCGTTCGCGTATTTGATTATGAAAAAACAACGCTAGACCGAATATTCGGTCCCATCGAACGCCTCTTCTATCGCGTGATGGGTGTTCGTGAGACCGAGACAATGAACTGGAAACAGTATGTAACTGCGATGCTGCTCTCTAACTTCGTTATGGTGCTGCTGATGTATGCCGTACTTCGCCTGCAGAAGTACCTGCCGCTTAATCCAGACGGCATCGACAATATGCCAAGCGCGCTTGCCTTTAATACCGCCGCTTCGTTTATTACCAACACAAACTGGCAGGCCTACAGCGGTGAGAATGGGCTTTCGTATCTATCGCAAATGCTTGCGATCACATTCCCGATGTTTACATCGGCAGCGACCGGTCTGGTCGTGGCAATCGCCTTCATTCGCGGAATCAGCGCACGCCAGATACATCTTGGAAACTTCTATGTGGATCTGGTTCGCTCGCTGTTCCGTGTGTTTCTTCCGCTTTCCCTAATCGTGGCCCTATTTCTCGTATTTCAGGGAGCGCCACAAACACTCGATAGCGCCCAGACAACAACAACCATCGAAGGTGCACAGCAGACGATCACACGCGGCCCGGTCGCTTCGCTTGAATCCATTAAGCATATCGGAACAAACGGCGGGGGCTACTTCGGTATGAACGCCTCCCATCCGTTCGAGAATCCGACGCCGCTGACCAATCTGGTGCATATTCTCTGCATGATGCTTGTACCGACAGCTCTCGTCTATGCCTTTGGTGTCATGATCAAAAACAAGCGCCAGGGTTGGACGGTATTCGCCACCATGGCAATCCTGTTTCTTATGATGCTCTCTGTCGTCTTTCTTTCGGAATACAAAGGGACACCGGCCCTGGATGCACTAGGCATCTCCGGCAACATGGAAGGCAAGGAGGTACGATTTGGTTATTCCCAATCCGCGCTGTTCACGACGGTAACGACAGCGGCCACAACGGGATCTGTCAACAACATGCATGACTCTCTTACACCGCTGGGCGGGCTGGTGCCACTTGCTCAGATGATGCTTAACAACGTCTTTGGCGGTGACGGTGTCGGCCTATTAAACGGATTGCTGTACGTTATTCTGACGGTCTTTATCTGCGGATTAATGGTCGGTCGTACGCCAGAATTTCTTGGCAAGAAAATCGAAGGCAAGGAAATCAAGCTGGCTTCCATCGCACTGCTCGCTCATCCGGTCATTATTCTGGTGCCGACCGCTATCGCGTTCCTGCGGCCTGAATCCATGGCCTCAATCCTTAACCCCGGCTCGCACGGCATCTCTGAAGTGCTGTATGCTTTTACATCTGGAGCCGCAAATAACGGATCGGCATTTGCAGGTCTTAGTGCGAATACGAACTTTTACAATATGGCAATCGGGCTTGTCATGCTGTTTGGTCGCTACATCTCGATCGTGGCTCTGCTGGCGATTGCAGGCTCACTGGCCGCCAAGCGTCTGGTTCCGGCAACAGCCGGGACATTTCGGACCGATTCAGCACTGTTTACGTTTATTCTGTTGGTAATGATTCTTGTGATCGGCGCACTTACCTTCTTCCCTGCTCTTGCGCTCGGGCCGATCGCAGAACATTTGAGCATGTGGAAATAA
- a CDS encoding potassium-transporting ATPase subunit F: MKEVNEVGMILLIALAMILYLCFVLIKPEKF, translated from the coding sequence ATGAAGGAGGTGAATGAAGTGGGCATGATCCTGCTGATTGCTTTGGCTATGATTTTGTACTTATGCTTTGTTCTTATCAAACCAGAAAAATTTTAA
- a CDS encoding alpha/beta hydrolase, whose amino-acid sequence MERVVFTNVRNKMLVGHLYPAESRSIIIMAHGFMSDKISRGRFERLAASFNHAGYAALAFDFSGCGESEDEIITAEKQVDDLRAAMHFVKGRGYERIALYGHSLGSLICLRGYTRDIVTMVLSGALTDAMQYEWDDYFTKEQMYELEKYGLITVHREEGVRRIIRLDQQMLHDFAKIDQASLLQPIACPVLLIHGNHESDAEEKLLLERSSRALMYLPKNSELMVIEGAAHSFIEHMDELEQAACAWYNTHMKK is encoded by the coding sequence TTGGAGCGAGTTGTCTTCACAAATGTACGTAATAAAATGTTAGTCGGACACTTATATCCGGCAGAATCAAGATCAATCATTATCATGGCTCATGGATTCATGTCAGATAAAATATCAAGAGGACGGTTTGAGCGGCTGGCAGCATCATTTAACCATGCCGGTTATGCTGCGCTTGCCTTTGATTTCAGCGGCTGCGGTGAAAGCGAGGACGAGATCATCACAGCAGAGAAGCAGGTGGATGATTTGCGAGCGGCGATGCACTTTGTCAAAGGAAGAGGATATGAGAGGATTGCACTATATGGACATAGTCTCGGCAGCTTAATCTGTCTTCGAGGTTATACGCGAGATATCGTAACCATGGTATTATCCGGCGCCTTAACCGACGCAATGCAGTACGAGTGGGATGACTATTTTACAAAAGAACAAATGTATGAATTAGAAAAGTACGGCTTGATTACGGTACACAGGGAAGAAGGGGTGCGAAGAATCATTAGGCTTGATCAGCAAATGCTTCATGATTTTGCGAAGATTGACCAGGCATCCCTCTTGCAGCCGATTGCGTGTCCGGTATTGCTGATCCATGGCAATCATGAGAGCGATGCAGAAGAGAAGCTACTGCTGGAGCGGTCAAGTCGTGCGCTTATGTATTTGCCAAAAAACTCTGAGTTGATGGTCATAGAAGGGGCTGCACACAGCTTTATCGAACACATGGATGAGCTAGAACAAGCTGCTTGTGCATGGTATAACACGCATATGAAAAAATAA
- a CDS encoding Na-translocating system protein MpsC family protein, whose product MAQSSKSKMEAAISEAYIKFLREILGKGPKETKTYIIKDMVMIRLKEVLTQEEKALVCIESGKPLVKEMRRILRESNSEKTKVIISGITGCQVISSHSDISTKLGEQIEVFILDCDLEKELRIKEVG is encoded by the coding sequence ATGGCGCAGTCAAGCAAAAGCAAAATGGAAGCAGCAATCAGTGAAGCCTATATTAAATTCTTGCGCGAAATTCTCGGCAAAGGGCCGAAAGAAACAAAAACATATATTATTAAAGACATGGTTATGATCCGGCTCAAGGAAGTGCTGACCCAGGAGGAGAAGGCGCTGGTGTGCATCGAGAGCGGGAAGCCGCTTGTTAAAGAGATGCGGCGGATTCTGCGTGAATCCAACAGTGAAAAGACGAAAGTGATCATCTCCGGTATTACCGGATGTCAGGTCATCTCCAGCCACAGCGATATTAGCACGAAGCTAGGAGAGCAGATCGAAGTATTTATTCTTGATTGTGATCTAGAAAAGGAATTGAGAATAAAAGAGGTTGGATAG